The Centroberyx gerrardi isolate f3 chromosome 24, fCenGer3.hap1.cur.20231027, whole genome shotgun sequence genome includes a region encoding these proteins:
- the LOC139915520 gene encoding E3 ubiquitin-protein ligase TRIM21-like isoform X1: MSAASSLLSEEQFLCSICLDVFTDPVSTPCGHNFCKTCITQHWDISVQCQCPMCKEVFNRRPLLRVNTLISEMAAHCPDQRCAKPGEVPCDVCTGTKLKALKSCLVCLASYCETHLEPHQRMTGLKRHKLIDPVENLEGRMCKKHDRPLELFCKTDQMCVCQFCTESDHKLHQFVPLKEGYEGQKAELGKTEAEIQQKIQERRLKIQEIKHSVELSKEDADREIADSVRVFTALMQSVERGQAELIETIQEKQKTTEKQAEGFIKELEQEISELMKRTAEVEQLSRTEDHLHLLQSFPSLNTPPHTKDWTEVSVHRSSYEGTVRRAVAQLEETLRKEKKKLSVDVELKRVQQYAVDVTLDPDTAHPELILSDDGKQVNHGDVKKNLPDNPERFSHYVRVLGKQSFSSGRFYYEVQVKGKTKWGLGVARESINRKGKITLSPKNGYWTVWLWDGNEYKAFADPRLLLSVKAKPQKVGVFVDYEEGLVSFYDVDAAALIYSFTGCSFTEKLYPFFCPSTNDGGRNSAPLIISPANHTD, encoded by the exons ATGTCCGCTGCCAGCAGTCTCCTAtctgaagagcagtttctgtgctccatctgtctggatgtgttcacTGATCCAGTCTCCACACCATGTGGACACAACTTCTGCAAAACCTGCATCACACAGCACTGGGATATTAGTGTCCAGTGCCAGTGTCCTATGTGTAAAGAGGTTTTCAACAGAAGACCTCTGCTGCGGGTCAATACTTTAATATCTGAGATGGCTGCTCA ctgcccagaccaacgatgtgccaaaccaggagaagttccctgtgacgtctgcactgggaccaaactgaaggccctgaagtcctgcctggtgtgtctggcctcctACTGTGAGACTCACCTGGAGCCTCATCAGAGAATGACGGGCCTGAAAAGACACAAGCTGATTGATCCTGTGGAGAACCTGGAAGGCAGGATGTGTAAGAAGCATGACAGACCGCTGGAGCTGTTCTGCAAGACGgaccagatgtgtgtttgtcagttctGCACTGAGTCAGACCACAAGTTACATCAATTTGTCCCTCTGAAGGAAGGATATGAAGGACAGAAGGCTGAGCTGGGGAAGACGGAGGCTGAAATTCAGCAGAAGATCCAGGAGAGACGACTGAAGATTCAGGAGATCaaacactcagtagagctcagcaaggaagatgcagacagagagatagcagacagtgtgcgggtcttcaccgctctgatgcagtctgtggagagaggccaggctgagctcattgagacgatccaagagaagcagaaaacaacagagaaacaggctgaaggcttcatcaaagagctggaacaggaaatctctgagctgatgaagagaacCGCTGAGGTGGAACAGCTCTCACGCACTgaagaccacctccacctcctccaaagcttcccatccctgaacactcctccacacaccaaggactggacagaggtcagtgtccatcgctcatcatatgaggggactgtgaggagagctgtggctcagctggaggagactctcaggaaagagaagaagaagctgagTGTTGATGTTGAGctgaagagggtccagcagtatgCAGTGGATGTGACTCTGGATCCTGATACAGCACATCCTgaactcatcctgtctgatgatGGGAAACAAGTAAATCATGGTGATGTAAAGAAGAATCTCCCAgacaacccagagagatttTCTCATTATGTCCGTGTCTTAGGAAAGCAGAGCTTCTCTTCAGGAAGATTTTACTACGAGGTTCAGGTTAAAGGGAAGACTAAGTGGGGTTTAGGAGTGGCCAGAGAGTCGATCAACAGGAAGGGAAAAATCACACTGAGCCCCAAGAATGGCTACTGGACTGTATGGTTGTGGGATGGGAATGAGTACAAAGCTTTTGCTGaccctcgtctcctcctctctgtgaaagcgaagcctcagaaggtgggggtgtttgtggattatgaggagggtctggtctccttttatgacgtagatgctgcagctcttatctactcctttactggctgcagcttcactgagaaactctacccattCTTCTGTCCCAGTACTAATGATGGTGGTAGAAACTCCGCCCCTCTGATCATCTCTCCTGCCAATCACACAGATTAG
- the LOC139915520 gene encoding E3 ubiquitin-protein ligase TRIM21-like isoform X2, whose translation MSAASSLLSEEQFLCSICLDVFTDPVSTPCGHNFCKTCITQHWDISVQCQCPMCKEVFNRRPLLRVNTLISEMAAQFRKSAQMKASSCPDQRCAKPGEVPCDVCTGTKLKALKSCLVCLASYCETHLEPHQRMTGLKRHKLIDPVENLEGRMCKKHDRPLELFCKTDQMCVCQFCTESDHKLHQFVPLKEGYEGQKAELGKTEAEIQQKIQERRLKIQEIKHSVELSKEDKQAEGFIKELEQEISELMKRTAEVEQLSRTEDHLHLLQSFPSLNTPPHTKDWTEVSVHRSSYEGTVRRAVAQLEETLRKEKKKLSVDVELKRVQQYAVDVTLDPDTAHPELILSDDGKQVNHGDVKKNLPDNPERFSHYVRVLGKQSFSSGRFYYEVQVKGKTKWGLGVARESINRKGKITLSPKNGYWTVWLWDGNEYKAFADPRLLLSVKAKPQKVGVFVDYEEGLVSFYDVDAAALIYSFTGCSFTEKLYPFFCPSTNDGGRNSAPLIISPANHTD comes from the exons ATGTCCGCTGCCAGCAGTCTCCTAtctgaagagcagtttctgtgctccatctgtctggatgtgttcacTGATCCAGTCTCCACACCATGTGGACACAACTTCTGCAAAACCTGCATCACACAGCACTGGGATATTAGTGTCCAGTGCCAGTGTCCTATGTGTAAAGAGGTTTTCAACAGAAGACCTCTGCTGCGGGTCAATACTTTAATATCTGAGATGGCTGCTCAGTTCAGAAAgtcagctcagatgaaagccagcagctgcccagaccaacgatgtgccaaaccaggagaagttccctgtgacgtctgcactgggaccaaactgaaggccctgaagtcctgcctggtgtgtctggcctcctACTGTGAGACTCACCTGGAGCCTCATCAGAGAATGACGGGCCTGAAAAGACACAAGCTGATTGATCCTGTGGAGAACCTGGAAGGCAGGATGTGTAAGAAGCATGACAGACCGCTGGAGCTGTTCTGCAAGACGgaccagatgtgtgtttgtcagttctGCACTGAGTCAGACCACAAGTTACATCAATTTGTCCCTCTGAAGGAAGGATATGAAGGACAGAAGGCTGAGCTGGGGAAGACGGAGGCTGAAATTCAGCAGAAGATCCAGGAGAGACGACTGAAGATTCAGGAGATCaaacactcagtagagctcagcaaggaagat aaacaggctgaaggcttcatcaaagagctggaacaggaaatctctgagctgatgaagagaacCGCTGAGGTGGAACAGCTCTCACGCACTgaagaccacctccacctcctccaaagcttcccatccctgaacactcctccacacaccaaggactggacagaggtcagtgtccatcgctcatcatatgaggggactgtgaggagagctgtggctcagctggaggagactctcaggaaagagaagaagaagctgagTGTTGATGTTGAGctgaagagggtccagcagtatgCAGTGGATGTGACTCTGGATCCTGATACAGCACATCCTgaactcatcctgtctgatgatGGGAAACAAGTAAATCATGGTGATGTAAAGAAGAATCTCCCAgacaacccagagagatttTCTCATTATGTCCGTGTCTTAGGAAAGCAGAGCTTCTCTTCAGGAAGATTTTACTACGAGGTTCAGGTTAAAGGGAAGACTAAGTGGGGTTTAGGAGTGGCCAGAGAGTCGATCAACAGGAAGGGAAAAATCACACTGAGCCCCAAGAATGGCTACTGGACTGTATGGTTGTGGGATGGGAATGAGTACAAAGCTTTTGCTGaccctcgtctcctcctctctgtgaaagcgaagcctcagaaggtgggggtgtttgtggattatgaggagggtctggtctccttttatgacgtagatgctgcagctcttatctactcctttactggctgcagcttcactgagaaactctacccattCTTCTGTCCCAGTACTAATGATGGTGGTAGAAACTCCGCCCCTCTGATCATCTCTCCTGCCAATCACACAGATTAG
- the LOC139915520 gene encoding E3 ubiquitin-protein ligase TRIM21-like isoform X3: protein MSAASSLLSEEQFLCSICLDVFTDPVSTPCGHNFCKTCITQHWDISVQCQCPMCKEVFNRRPLLRVNTLISEMAAQFRKSAQMKASSCPDQRCAKPGEVPCDVCTGTKLKALKSCLVCLASYCETHLEPHQRMTGLKRHKLIDPVENLEGRMCKKHDRPLELFCKTDQMCVCQFCTESDHKLHQFVPLKEGYEGQKAELGKTEAEIQQKIQERRLKIQEIKHSVELSKEDADREIADSVRVFTALMQSVERGQAELIETIQEKQKTTEKQAEGFIKELEQEISELMKRTAEVEQLSRTEDHLHLLQSFPSLNTPPHTKDWTEVSVHRSSYEGTVRRAVAQLEETLRKEKKKLSVDVELKRVQQYAVDVTLDPDTAHPELILSDDGKQVNHGDVKKNLPDNPERFSHYVRVLGKQSFSSGRFYYEVQVKGKTKWGLGVARESINRKGKITLSPKNGYWTVWLWDGNEYKAFADPRLLLSVKAKPQKVGVFVDYEEGLVSFYDVDAAALIYSFTGCSFTEKLYPFFCPSTNDGGRNSAPLIISPANHTD, encoded by the coding sequence ATGTCCGCTGCCAGCAGTCTCCTAtctgaagagcagtttctgtgctccatctgtctggatgtgttcacTGATCCAGTCTCCACACCATGTGGACACAACTTCTGCAAAACCTGCATCACACAGCACTGGGATATTAGTGTCCAGTGCCAGTGTCCTATGTGTAAAGAGGTTTTCAACAGAAGACCTCTGCTGCGGGTCAATACTTTAATATCTGAGATGGCTGCTCAGTTCAGAAAgtcagctcagatgaaagccagcagctgcccagaccaacgatgtgccaaaccaggagaagttccctgtgacgtctgcactgggaccaaactgaaggccctgaagtcctgcctggtgtgtctggcctcctACTGTGAGACTCACCTGGAGCCTCATCAGAGAATGACGGGCCTGAAAAGACACAAGCTGATTGATCCTGTGGAGAACCTGGAAGGCAGGATGTGTAAGAAGCATGACAGACCGCTGGAGCTGTTCTGCAAGACGgaccagatgtgtgtttgtcagttctGCACTGAGTCAGACCACAAGTTACATCAATTTGTCCCTCTGAAGGAAGGATATGAAGGACAGAAGGCTGAGCTGGGGAAGACGGAGGCTGAAATTCAGCAGAAGATCCAGGAGAGACGACTGAAGATTCAGGAGATCaaacactcagtagagctcagcaaggaagatgcagacagagagatagcagacagtgtgcgggtcttcaccgctctgatgcagtctgtggagagaggccaggctgagctcattgagacgatccaagagaagcagaaaacaacagagaaacaggctgaaggcttcatcaaagagctggaacaggaaatctctgagctgatgaagagaacCGCTGAGGTGGAACAGCTCTCACGCACTgaagaccacctccacctcctccaaagcttcccatccctgaacactcctccacacaccaaggactggacagaggtcagtgtccatcgctcatcatatgaggggactgtgaggagagctgtggctcagctggaggagactctcaggaaagagaagaagaagctgagTGTTGATGTTGAGctgaagagggtccagcagtatgCAGTGGATGTGACTCTGGATCCTGATACAGCACATCCTgaactcatcctgtctgatgatGGGAAACAAGTAAATCATGGTGATGTAAAGAAGAATCTCCCAgacaacccagagagatttTCTCATTATGTCCGTGTCTTAGGAAAGCAGAGCTTCTCTTCAGGAAGATTTTACTACGAGGTTCAGGTTAAAGGGAAGACTAAGTGGGGTTTAGGAGTGGCCAGAGAGTCGATCAACAGGAAGGGAAAAATCACACTGAGCCCCAAGAATGGCTACTGGACTGTATGGTTGTGGGATGGGAATGAGTACAAAGCTTTTGCTGaccctcgtctcctcctctctgtgaaagcgaagcctcagaaggtgggggtgtttgtggattatgaggagggtctggtctccttttatgacgtagatgctgcagctcttatctactcctttactggctgcagcttcactgagaaactctacccattCTTCTGTCCCAGTACTAATGATGGTGGTAGAAACTCCGCCCCTCTGATCATCTCTCCTGCCAATCACACAGATTAG
- the LOC144538069 gene encoding E3 ubiquitin-protein ligase TRIM39-like isoform X3, with product MSAASSLLSEEQFLCSICLDVFTDPVSIPCGHNFCKTCITQHWDVSVQCQCPMCKEVFDRRPLLRVNTLISEMAAQSRKSAQMKASSCPDQRCAKPGEVPCDVCTGTKLKALKSCLVCLASYCETHLEPHQRMTGLKRHKLIDPVEDLEGRMCKKHDRPLELFCKTDQMCVCLLCTVLEHKSHHFVPLKEGYEGKKAELGKTEAEIQQKIQERRLKIQEIKHSVELSEEDADREIADSLRAIQEKQKTTEKQAEGFIKELEQEISELMKRTAEVEQLSRTEDHLHLLQSFPSLNTPPHTKDWTEVSVHRSSYEGTVRRAVAQLEETLRKEKKKLSVDVELKRVQQYAVDVTLDPDTAHPHLILSDDGKQVKDGDVKKNLPDNPERFSLYVNVLGKQSFSSGRFYYEVQVKGKTEWGLGVARGSIDRKGLMSPSPDNGYLTVWLSNGNDYRALADPPVLLSLKSKPQKVGVFVDYEEGLVSFYDVDAAALIYSFTGCTFTEKLYPIFGPCVNYGGKNSAPLIISPVNHTD from the exons ATGTCCGCTGCCAGCAGTCTCCTAtctgaagagcagtttctgtgctccatctgtctggatgtgttcacTGATCCAGTCTCCATACCATGTGGACACAACTTCTGCAAAACCTGCATCACACAGCACTGGGATGTTAGTGTCCAGTGCCAGTGTCCCATGTGTAAAGAGGTTTTTGACAGAAGACCTCTGCTGCGGGTCAATACTTTAATATCTGAGATGGCTGCTCAGTCCAGAAAgtcagctcagatgaaagccagcagctgcccagaccaacgatgtgccaaaccaggagaagttccctgtgacgtctgcactgggaccaaactgaaggccctgaagtcctgcctggtgtgtctggcctcctACTGTGAGACTCACCTGGAGCCTCATCAGAGAATGACGGGCCTGAAAAGACACAAGCTGATCGATCCTGTGGAGGACCTGGAAGGCAGGATGTGTAAGAAGCATGACAGACCGCTGGAGCTGTTCTGCAAGACggaccagatgtgtgtgtgtctgctctgcaCTGTTTTAGAGCACAAGTCACATCACTTTGTCCCTCTGAAGGAAGGatatgaaggaaagaaggctgagctggggaagacggaggctgaaattcagcagaagatccaggagagacgactgaagattcaggagatcaaacactcagtagagctcagcgaggaagatgcagacagagagatagcagacagTTTGCGG GCGAtccaagagaagcagaaaacaacagagaaacaggctgaaggcttcatcaaagagctggaacaggaaatctctgagctgatgaagagaaccgctgaggtggagcagctctcacgcactgaagaccacctccacctcctccaaagcttcccatccctgaacactcctccacacaccaaggactggacagaggtcagtgtccatcgctcatcatatgaggggactgtgaggagagctgtggctcagctggaggagactctcaggaaagagaagaagaagctgagTGTTGATGTTGAGctgaagagggtccagcagtatgCAGTGGATGTGACTCTGGATCCTGATACAGCACATCCCcatctcatcctgtctgatgatGGGAAACAAGTAAAAGATGGTGATGTAAAGAAGAATCTCCCAGACAACCCAGAGAGATTCTCTCTTTATGTCAATGTCTTAGGAAAGCAGAGCTTCTCTTCAGGAAGATTTTACTATGAGGTTCAGGTTAAAGGGAAGACTGAGTGGGGTTTAGGAGTGGCCAGAGGGTCGATCGACAGGAAGGGATTAATGAGTCCGAGTCCTGATAATGGCTACTTGACTGTATGGTTGAGTAATGGAAATGACTACAGAGCTCTTGCTgaccctcctgtcctcctctctctgaaatcgaagcctcagaaggtgggggtgtttgtggattatgaggagggtctggtctccttttatgacgtagatgctgcagctcttatctactcctttactggctgcaccttcactgagaaactctacccaaTCTTTGGTCCCTGTGTTAATTATGGTGGTAAAAACTCCGCCCCTctgatcatctctcctgtcaatcacacagattAG
- the LOC144538069 gene encoding E3 ubiquitin-protein ligase TRIM39-like isoform X2, translating into MSAASSLLSEEQFLCSICLDVFTDPVSIPCGHNFCKTCITQHWDVSVQCQCPMCKEVFDRRPLLRVNTLISEMAAHCPDQRCAKPGEVPCDVCTGTKLKALKSCLVCLASYCETHLEPHQRMTGLKRHKLIDPVEDLEGRMCKKHDRPLELFCKTDQMCVCLLCTVLEHKSHHFVPLKEGYEGKKAELGKTEAEIQQKIQERRLKIQEIKHSVELSEEDADREIADSLRVFTALMQSVERGQAELTEAIQEKQKTTEKQAEGFIKELEQEISELMKRTAEVEQLSRTEDHLHLLQSFPSLNTPPHTKDWTEVSVHRSSYEGTVRRAVAQLEETLRKEKKKLSVDVELKRVQQYAVDVTLDPDTAHPHLILSDDGKQVKDGDVKKNLPDNPERFSLYVNVLGKQSFSSGRFYYEVQVKGKTEWGLGVARGSIDRKGLMSPSPDNGYLTVWLSNGNDYRALADPPVLLSLKSKPQKVGVFVDYEEGLVSFYDVDAAALIYSFTGCTFTEKLYPIFGPCVNYGGKNSAPLIISPVNHTD; encoded by the exons ATGTCCGCTGCCAGCAGTCTCCTAtctgaagagcagtttctgtgctccatctgtctggatgtgttcacTGATCCAGTCTCCATACCATGTGGACACAACTTCTGCAAAACCTGCATCACACAGCACTGGGATGTTAGTGTCCAGTGCCAGTGTCCCATGTGTAAAGAGGTTTTTGACAGAAGACCTCTGCTGCGGGTCAATACTTTAATATCTGAGATGGCTGCTCA ctgcccagaccaacgatgtgccaaaccaggagaagttccctgtgacgtctgcactgggaccaaactgaaggccctgaagtcctgcctggtgtgtctggcctcctACTGTGAGACTCACCTGGAGCCTCATCAGAGAATGACGGGCCTGAAAAGACACAAGCTGATCGATCCTGTGGAGGACCTGGAAGGCAGGATGTGTAAGAAGCATGACAGACCGCTGGAGCTGTTCTGCAAGACggaccagatgtgtgtgtgtctgctctgcaCTGTTTTAGAGCACAAGTCACATCACTTTGTCCCTCTGAAGGAAGGatatgaaggaaagaaggctgagctggggaagacggaggctgaaattcagcagaagatccaggagagacgactgaagattcaggagatcaaacactcagtagagctcagcgaggaagatgcagacagagagatagcagacagTTTGCGGGTCTTCACcgctctgatgcagtctgtggagagaggccaggctgagctcaCTGAGGCGAtccaagagaagcagaaaacaacagagaaacaggctgaaggcttcatcaaagagctggaacaggaaatctctgagctgatgaagagaaccgctgaggtggagcagctctcacgcactgaagaccacctccacctcctccaaagcttcccatccctgaacactcctccacacaccaaggactggacagaggtcagtgtccatcgctcatcatatgaggggactgtgaggagagctgtggctcagctggaggagactctcaggaaagagaagaagaagctgagTGTTGATGTTGAGctgaagagggtccagcagtatgCAGTGGATGTGACTCTGGATCCTGATACAGCACATCCCcatctcatcctgtctgatgatGGGAAACAAGTAAAAGATGGTGATGTAAAGAAGAATCTCCCAGACAACCCAGAGAGATTCTCTCTTTATGTCAATGTCTTAGGAAAGCAGAGCTTCTCTTCAGGAAGATTTTACTATGAGGTTCAGGTTAAAGGGAAGACTGAGTGGGGTTTAGGAGTGGCCAGAGGGTCGATCGACAGGAAGGGATTAATGAGTCCGAGTCCTGATAATGGCTACTTGACTGTATGGTTGAGTAATGGAAATGACTACAGAGCTCTTGCTgaccctcctgtcctcctctctctgaaatcgaagcctcagaaggtgggggtgtttgtggattatgaggagggtctggtctccttttatgacgtagatgctgcagctcttatctactcctttactggctgcaccttcactgagaaactctacccaaTCTTTGGTCCCTGTGTTAATTATGGTGGTAAAAACTCCGCCCCTctgatcatctctcctgtcaatcacacagattAG
- the LOC144538069 gene encoding E3 ubiquitin-protein ligase TRIM39-like isoform X1 has protein sequence MSAASSLLSEEQFLCSICLDVFTDPVSIPCGHNFCKTCITQHWDVSVQCQCPMCKEVFDRRPLLRVNTLISEMAAQSRKSAQMKASSCPDQRCAKPGEVPCDVCTGTKLKALKSCLVCLASYCETHLEPHQRMTGLKRHKLIDPVEDLEGRMCKKHDRPLELFCKTDQMCVCLLCTVLEHKSHHFVPLKEGYEGKKAELGKTEAEIQQKIQERRLKIQEIKHSVELSEEDADREIADSLRVFTALMQSVERGQAELTEAIQEKQKTTEKQAEGFIKELEQEISELMKRTAEVEQLSRTEDHLHLLQSFPSLNTPPHTKDWTEVSVHRSSYEGTVRRAVAQLEETLRKEKKKLSVDVELKRVQQYAVDVTLDPDTAHPHLILSDDGKQVKDGDVKKNLPDNPERFSLYVNVLGKQSFSSGRFYYEVQVKGKTEWGLGVARGSIDRKGLMSPSPDNGYLTVWLSNGNDYRALADPPVLLSLKSKPQKVGVFVDYEEGLVSFYDVDAAALIYSFTGCTFTEKLYPIFGPCVNYGGKNSAPLIISPVNHTD, from the coding sequence ATGTCCGCTGCCAGCAGTCTCCTAtctgaagagcagtttctgtgctccatctgtctggatgtgttcacTGATCCAGTCTCCATACCATGTGGACACAACTTCTGCAAAACCTGCATCACACAGCACTGGGATGTTAGTGTCCAGTGCCAGTGTCCCATGTGTAAAGAGGTTTTTGACAGAAGACCTCTGCTGCGGGTCAATACTTTAATATCTGAGATGGCTGCTCAGTCCAGAAAgtcagctcagatgaaagccagcagctgcccagaccaacgatgtgccaaaccaggagaagttccctgtgacgtctgcactgggaccaaactgaaggccctgaagtcctgcctggtgtgtctggcctcctACTGTGAGACTCACCTGGAGCCTCATCAGAGAATGACGGGCCTGAAAAGACACAAGCTGATCGATCCTGTGGAGGACCTGGAAGGCAGGATGTGTAAGAAGCATGACAGACCGCTGGAGCTGTTCTGCAAGACggaccagatgtgtgtgtgtctgctctgcaCTGTTTTAGAGCACAAGTCACATCACTTTGTCCCTCTGAAGGAAGGatatgaaggaaagaaggctgagctggggaagacggaggctgaaattcagcagaagatccaggagagacgactgaagattcaggagatcaaacactcagtagagctcagcgaggaagatgcagacagagagatagcagacagTTTGCGGGTCTTCACcgctctgatgcagtctgtggagagaggccaggctgagctcaCTGAGGCGAtccaagagaagcagaaaacaacagagaaacaggctgaaggcttcatcaaagagctggaacaggaaatctctgagctgatgaagagaaccgctgaggtggagcagctctcacgcactgaagaccacctccacctcctccaaagcttcccatccctgaacactcctccacacaccaaggactggacagaggtcagtgtccatcgctcatcatatgaggggactgtgaggagagctgtggctcagctggaggagactctcaggaaagagaagaagaagctgagTGTTGATGTTGAGctgaagagggtccagcagtatgCAGTGGATGTGACTCTGGATCCTGATACAGCACATCCCcatctcatcctgtctgatgatGGGAAACAAGTAAAAGATGGTGATGTAAAGAAGAATCTCCCAGACAACCCAGAGAGATTCTCTCTTTATGTCAATGTCTTAGGAAAGCAGAGCTTCTCTTCAGGAAGATTTTACTATGAGGTTCAGGTTAAAGGGAAGACTGAGTGGGGTTTAGGAGTGGCCAGAGGGTCGATCGACAGGAAGGGATTAATGAGTCCGAGTCCTGATAATGGCTACTTGACTGTATGGTTGAGTAATGGAAATGACTACAGAGCTCTTGCTgaccctcctgtcctcctctctctgaaatcgaagcctcagaaggtgggggtgtttgtggattatgaggagggtctggtctccttttatgacgtagatgctgcagctcttatctactcctttactggctgcaccttcactgagaaactctacccaaTCTTTGGTCCCTGTGTTAATTATGGTGGTAAAAACTCCGCCCCTctgatcatctctcctgtcaatcacacagattAG